Proteins from a single region of Gossypium arboreum isolate Shixiya-1 chromosome 1, ASM2569848v2, whole genome shotgun sequence:
- the LOC108481495 gene encoding protein SIEVE ELEMENT OCCLUSION B-like: protein MRNEHWMFGDGMNERIRSTHVPDGRVVDVTSVLQVTRNVLRHIIPNINLSMNGHIDASDDQTNLSDADGALDALHEICCELSCKCSRGGDAHATTMAIFNKLSSYSWGAKVVLTLAAFAVNFGEFWLIAQLCTSNSLAKSVALLKQPDILEHSQTLKTHFDALSKLINAMVDVTKCIVELTELPSKYISIDEPPLSTAMAHIHAATYWIISSVVVCVGQITGLIGMRHEFITSTSDAWELSSLTHKVSSIHEHVQSRLCLCYQRIDEKKLMEAFEHFKRTIETPQVDNLMILQNIFGREENVLNPERAQVYINVLRKKHVLLLISDLDISQEEIRVLEVVYKERVSSRLNYEIIWLPIVDRTTWNDGYKEKFSTMQSNMSWYTVRNHVAIEPAVIKYIREEWGFVKKPIVVTLNPQGKVLCTNALNMMRIWGNAAFPFSSEIEEKFWKAKPWTLDLLVARLEPNLPTWVSQQKVVCFYGGVKMEWIESFTTATKGVAKALDSGIEMVYVGKKNARERVQKITGLIKEKQLSHAWEDDNVWFFWNLLESMLYSKTQHGKTIENDVIKQEVMTMLGYDSSKSGWAVFYTGSGEMVKANGEKVLSTMESFDEWEELAKQMGFIPALRKKLEEVIKHHHCTRLILPGNGGRIPERVQCAECGRPMELNFLYRCCAE, encoded by the exons ATGAGGAATGAGCATTGGATGTTCGGCGATGGGATGAATGAGCGAATTCGGTCGACTCATGTCCCCGATGGTCGTGTTGTTGATGTTACATCAGTTCTTCAAGTCACTCGCAATGTTTTGCGTCATATCATTCCCAACATTAATCTTTCTATGAAT GGACACATCGATGCATCCGACGATCAGACCAACTTGTCTGACGCTGATGGCGCGCTTGATGCATTACACGAAATCTGCTGCGAG CTATCATGCAAGTGTTCTAGAGGAGGTGATGCCCATGCAACAACAATGGCGATCTTCAACAAGCTTTCAAGCTATTCATGGGGTGCAAAAGTGGTGCTAACATTAGCAGCTTTTGCAGTGAATTTCGGGGAGTTTTGGCTGATCGCTCAGCTTTGCACTTCCAATTCATTGGCCAAATCAGTGGCTCTCCTCAAGCAACCCGACATTTTAGAGCACTCCCAAACACTGAAAACCCACTTTGATGCACTCAGCAAGCTCATCAATGCAATGGTCGATGTAACCAAGTGTATTGTGGAGCTTACTGAGCTACCTTCTAAGTATATTTCCATCGATGAGCCACCGTTGTCGACCGCCATGGCTCATATACACGCTGCTACTTACTGGATCATTTCGAGTGTTGTCGTTTGTGTTGGGCAGATTACTGGTCTTATAGGGATGAGACATGA GTTCATTACATCGACTTCGGACGCATGGGAGCTATCAAGCTTGACACATAAAGTTAGCAGCATACATGAACACGTTCAAAGTCGATTATGTCTTTGCTACCAGCGTATTG ATGAGAAGAAGCTAATGGAAGCTTTTGAACACTTCAAGCGTACCATTGAAACACCTCAAGTGGACAACTTGATGATTCTCCAAAACATCTTCGGCAGGGAAGAGAATGTCTTGAATCCAGAGAGGGCCCAG GTTTATATCAATGTCTTGAGAAAAAAGCATGTTTTATTGCTCATTTCAGATCTTGATATCTCCCAAGAGGAGATTCGGGTTCTTGAAGTTGTTTACAAAGAAAGGGTATCATCTCGGCTTAACTATGAGATCATATGGCTCCCAATTGTGGACAGAACAACTTGGAATGATGGTTATAAGGAAAAGTTTTCGACCATGCAATCAAATATGTCGTGGTATACTGTGAGAAACCATGTTGCCATTGAACCAGCAGTGATTAAATACATAAGGGAAGAATGGGGTTTCGTTAAGAAACCAATTGTGGTGACATTGAATCCACAAGGAAAGGTTTTATGCACAAATGCACTCAACATGATGCGGATATGGGGAAATGCAGCTTTCCCGTTTAGCAGTGAAATAGAAGAAAAATTTTGGAAAGCTAAACCTTGGACACTTGACCTTCTCGTTGCTCGCCTTGAACCAAACTTACCTACTTGG GTGAGCCAACAGAAAGTGGTTTGTTTCTATGGTGGTGTGAAAATGGAATGGATCGAAAGTTTCACTACCGCAACAAAAGGGGTTGCAAAGGCTCTCGATAGTGGCATAGAAATGGTTTATGTTGGAAAGAAAAATGCAAGGGAACGAGTGCAAAAGATTACTGGTTTAATCAAAGAGAAGCAACTTAGCCATGCTTGGGAAGATGACAATGTGTGGTTCTTTTGGAACCTATTAGAGAGCATGTTGTACTCGAAAACCCAACATGGGAAGACCATTGAGAACGATGTTATAAAGCAAGAAGTGATGACGATGCTTGGATATGACAGTAGTAAAAGTGGATGGGCAGTGTTCTACACAGGATCGGGTGAAATGGTGAAAGCCAATGGAGAGAAAGTGCTTAGCACCATGGAGAGCTTTGATGAATGGGAAGAACTTGCCAAGCAAATGGGTTTTATCCCAGCACTTCGTAAGAAGTTGGAAGAGGTTATCAAGCACCATCATTGCACTCGCCTTATCCTCCCGGGTAACGGTGGTAGAATTCCGGAGAGGGTACAATGTGCTGAGTGTGGTCGTCCGATGGAATTGAATTTCTTGTATCGCTGCTGTGCAGAGTGA